From a region of the Ardenticatena maritima genome:
- a CDS encoding helix-hairpin-helix domain-containing protein, with product MTYLLTPLLDNGIEHTNFFDGRLLTASALQMEQHATHHHQRALGNAIGDGVANGLFVALLNNSAAIPQVKVAAGLAVNREGQTLRLPTEATLTLHQQPKTSPPTSESGLFHVCQPPSTATPTATSSLFVLAISPAEGFRGQVALETPVPAGAPNGCGADKVVEGVMFRLVNVPLSALTDDVEEQLQLARLMQSDAAADHSLLRNWVAHFLFGTPTLLAMPEDPWSVLGTTSLTPHGGAFERLWGAGRLQTCDVPLALIFWTASGVQWVDNWAVRRPVMRLSGDQRRLLAEGMPATLGDLMAQQFQEHVAWLLRPPVTVRTDFIKTLFRYMPAAAMIPFIVPQEGEQAPVENELQPNDDLVFEKKEKEIAAHAIAVEEAHAKARLDTGMIGRTSTLGAFDVGHPVDWQAEIAQLQLRLRQAKTLNLTLSGPKNRGFEPFAFFATLLDPDQYQVIPGAVLHRLLHEGFQHPPIDVHALEKPDDFNLYLVNENWQAVQRLENVQFYAIVGHQHLPPLPDALIQRAVSATVQIVKPVMESVAADAPVEHVEDIGPKRAEALKKHGVQTVRDLANTSVEEVARILNVKSKTATKFVREAQRLLEENRLIGETPSVAFKGFRFGKR from the coding sequence ATGACCTATTTACTGACTCCTCTGCTCGACAACGGCATCGAGCATACCAATTTTTTCGACGGGCGCTTGCTAACCGCCTCAGCCTTGCAAATGGAGCAACACGCCACGCATCACCACCAGCGGGCGTTGGGCAACGCTATTGGCGATGGGGTGGCGAATGGGCTCTTTGTGGCGCTCCTCAACAATAGCGCTGCAATCCCGCAAGTGAAGGTGGCGGCGGGGTTGGCGGTGAACCGTGAGGGGCAAACCCTGCGCTTGCCAACAGAGGCGACACTCACGCTTCACCAACAACCGAAGACAAGCCCGCCGACCAGTGAAAGTGGACTTTTCCATGTCTGCCAACCACCTAGCACGGCGACGCCGACCGCCACAAGCAGTCTCTTTGTGCTGGCTATCAGCCCCGCCGAGGGGTTTCGCGGGCAGGTGGCGCTTGAAACACCTGTACCAGCCGGCGCACCCAACGGCTGTGGCGCGGATAAAGTGGTGGAAGGTGTAATGTTTCGTCTCGTCAATGTGCCGCTGAGCGCGCTCACCGATGATGTAGAAGAGCAACTGCAACTCGCCAGGCTCATGCAAAGCGACGCCGCGGCTGACCATTCTCTGTTGCGCAACTGGGTGGCGCATTTCCTGTTCGGCACACCCACCCTGCTGGCAATGCCGGAAGACCCCTGGAGTGTACTGGGGACTACCAGCCTCACACCCCACGGGGGCGCGTTCGAGCGCCTGTGGGGTGCAGGAAGGTTGCAAACGTGCGATGTCCCGCTCGCGCTCATCTTCTGGACGGCAAGCGGCGTGCAGTGGGTGGATAATTGGGCGGTACGTCGTCCTGTAATGCGCCTGTCAGGCGACCAACGCCGCTTGTTGGCGGAAGGAATGCCCGCCACGTTGGGAGACCTCATGGCACAGCAATTCCAGGAGCATGTTGCCTGGCTGTTGCGCCCCCCTGTTACGGTGCGCACAGACTTCATCAAAACACTCTTTCGCTACATGCCGGCTGCCGCCATGATTCCATTCATTGTCCCCCAAGAAGGAGAGCAGGCGCCTGTCGAAAATGAACTTCAACCGAATGACGACCTGGTATTTGAGAAAAAAGAAAAAGAGATTGCCGCACATGCCATTGCGGTAGAAGAAGCTCACGCCAAAGCACGCCTTGATACGGGCATGATTGGCCGCACGTCCACTCTCGGCGCATTCGACGTCGGACACCCGGTTGACTGGCAAGCGGAAATCGCTCAACTGCAACTGCGCCTTCGACAAGCCAAAACACTCAACCTCACCCTCAGTGGTCCCAAAAACCGCGGTTTCGAGCCATTCGCCTTTTTCGCCACCCTGCTCGACCCTGACCAGTATCAGGTTATCCCCGGTGCGGTATTGCATCGCTTGCTTCATGAAGGCTTTCAGCATCCCCCCATTGACGTGCACGCACTGGAAAAACCCGATGATTTCAATCTTTACCTTGTCAACGAAAACTGGCAGGCGGTGCAACGCCTGGAAAACGTGCAGTTCTACGCCATCGTTGGGCATCAACATCTGCCGCCTTTGCCCGATGCACTCATTCAACGTGCCGTGAGCGCCACCGTGCAAATCGTCAAGCCTGTCATGGAATCTGTGGCTGCCGATGCACCGGTCGAACATGTCGAAGACATTGGTCCCAAACGCGCCGAGGCGCTGAAAAAACACGGCGTTCAAACCGTACGCGACCTCGCCAACACCTCTGTGGAAGAAGTCGCACGTATTCTCAACGTAAAATCCAAAACAGCCACCAAGTTTGTGCGTGAAGCCCAACGCCTGCTGGAAGAAAACCGCCTGATTGGTGAAACGCCTTCCGTCGCATTCAAAGGCTTTCGGTTCGGTAAGCGATAA
- a CDS encoding ATP-binding protein, whose protein sequence is MPAQTVFQHIQRTPRNHFALWYFAAAYTMLADLHMLAGEAGLRAWFEPYPFLHQYLDEMAAFMPDDLTWQEGHHWWQRELAAWATDTPAPLPLQRLATHPAWNATTLLALAFLGLSEEDSRFGTLFAQVQGSPALRRPTVETVGRALSTASAAPDGGWALCRPIVEAGLADITNPDDPRAEWMLRPVPWLWDVVRGEPPETEHEWLAWHAADTFPAPNALILPERTQTAVANLRTMLHETPHLSIVVRGMPGSERLPLVGALAREQGYGVVVVNAADLDKTRRRQLATFCRMQHAWPVLRAELPPGERLRLDALPGYAGTVGIIVGAVGGIEGALLARSVGLHIPPLHANERRRYWQQVLDGTPVDDLETIVERFHLPGGYIRRIAPLARHQAALNGRNTITPADIQHASRTLNREVLDTQATRLDASGGWAHLVVTESTRERLFELEQRCRHREHLLAHLAPVYAGSNRGVRAMFSGASGTGKTFAARILAAELGMDIYRVDLSAIVNKYIGETEKNLHRIFTHAEALDVILLLDEGDALLGKRTNVANANDRYANLETNFLLQRMETFGGIVIVTTNVADQIDTAFQRRMDVVVHFIPPDAVARLRIWALHLPETHQVSDAYLHRIATACALTGGQIRNVALNATLAALDEGAPVSERHLAHALAAEYRKAGGICPLDETGEVRAAVGVETFMNTLGHNGNGRS, encoded by the coding sequence ATGCCAGCACAAACCGTTTTTCAGCACATACAGCGGACACCGCGCAACCATTTCGCGCTCTGGTACTTCGCCGCCGCGTACACCATGCTCGCCGACTTGCACATGCTCGCCGGTGAAGCCGGCTTGCGCGCCTGGTTCGAGCCCTACCCGTTTCTGCACCAATACCTGGACGAAATGGCCGCCTTCATGCCCGACGACCTGACATGGCAAGAAGGGCACCACTGGTGGCAACGCGAACTTGCGGCATGGGCGACCGACACCCCCGCCCCGCTTCCCCTGCAACGGCTCGCCACGCATCCGGCATGGAACGCAACGACCCTGCTCGCGCTCGCCTTTCTGGGCTTGTCCGAAGAAGATTCACGCTTTGGTACGCTCTTCGCCCAAGTGCAAGGCAGCCCCGCCTTGCGACGCCCAACCGTCGAAACGGTGGGGCGCGCGCTCTCCACTGCTTCCGCCGCGCCCGATGGTGGGTGGGCGCTCTGCCGCCCCATTGTCGAAGCCGGCCTCGCCGACATCACCAACCCCGACGACCCACGCGCCGAATGGATGCTGCGCCCTGTTCCCTGGTTGTGGGACGTAGTGCGCGGCGAACCGCCCGAAACCGAGCATGAATGGCTCGCCTGGCACGCCGCCGACACGTTTCCCGCCCCCAATGCGCTCATCCTGCCCGAACGCACCCAAACCGCCGTCGCCAACCTGCGCACCATGCTGCATGAAACGCCGCACCTGAGCATTGTCGTGCGCGGCATGCCCGGAAGCGAACGCCTGCCGCTTGTAGGGGCGCTCGCCCGCGAACAAGGATACGGCGTTGTTGTTGTCAACGCCGCCGACCTGGACAAAACCCGCCGCCGCCAACTGGCAACCTTCTGCCGCATGCAACACGCCTGGCCTGTCCTGCGCGCTGAACTGCCGCCGGGTGAACGTCTGCGGCTCGACGCCCTGCCCGGCTACGCCGGCACGGTCGGCATCATCGTGGGTGCTGTGGGCGGCATCGAAGGCGCTTTGCTCGCCCGCTCAGTCGGGCTTCACATCCCCCCGCTGCACGCCAACGAACGCCGACGCTACTGGCAACAGGTACTCGACGGCACACCAGTGGACGACCTCGAAACCATCGTGGAACGCTTCCATCTTCCCGGCGGCTATATCCGCCGCATTGCGCCGCTGGCACGCCACCAGGCCGCCCTCAATGGGCGCAACACCATCACCCCCGCCGATATTCAACACGCCAGCCGCACCCTCAACCGCGAAGTGCTGGACACCCAAGCCACACGCCTTGACGCAAGCGGCGGCTGGGCGCATCTTGTCGTGACCGAAAGCACCCGCGAACGCCTGTTTGAACTCGAACAACGGTGCCGCCACCGCGAACACCTGCTGGCGCACCTCGCCCCCGTGTACGCAGGCAGCAATCGGGGGGTGCGCGCCATGTTCAGCGGCGCCAGCGGCACCGGCAAAACATTCGCCGCCCGCATTCTCGCCGCCGAACTCGGCATGGACATCTACCGCGTGGACCTTTCCGCCATCGTCAACAAGTACATCGGCGAAACGGAGAAGAACCTGCATCGCATCTTCACCCACGCCGAAGCGCTCGACGTCATCCTGCTGTTGGATGAAGGCGACGCCCTGCTCGGCAAGCGCACCAACGTTGCCAACGCCAACGACCGCTACGCCAACCTGGAAACGAACTTTCTCTTGCAACGCATGGAGACGTTCGGCGGCATCGTCATTGTCACCACCAACGTCGCCGACCAGATTGACACCGCCTTTCAGCGCCGCATGGACGTTGTCGTCCACTTCATCCCCCCGGACGCTGTGGCGCGCTTGCGCATCTGGGCGCTCCATTTGCCAGAGACCCACCAGGTCAGCGACGCCTATCTCCACCGCATTGCCACCGCCTGCGCCCTCACCGGGGGGCAAATTCGCAACGTGGCGCTCAACGCCACCCTCGCCGCGCTGGATGAAGGCGCACCCGTGAGCGAACGCCATCTCGCCCACGCGCTCGCCGCTGAATACCGCAAAGCCGGCGGGATTTGCCCGCTGGATGAAACCGGCGAAGTGCGCGCCGCTGTGGGCGTGGAAACGTTCATGAATACGTTGGGACACAACGGCAATGGGCGCAGTTGA